The following coding sequences lie in one Rutidosis leptorrhynchoides isolate AG116_Rl617_1_P2 chromosome 4, CSIRO_AGI_Rlap_v1, whole genome shotgun sequence genomic window:
- the LOC139839730 gene encoding eukaryotic translation initiation factor 2 subunit alpha homolog: MANLECRMYEAKFPDVDMAVMIQVKSIGEMCAYVSLLEYNNIEGMILLSELSRRRIRSINSLIKVGRTEPVMVLHVDEEKGYVNLSKRRVSEEDIQICEDRYNKSKLVHSIMRHVAETMELDLEDLYVHIGWPLYRKYGHAFEAFKLIVNDPDSILNTLTREVKEAGPDGVEVTKVVPALTEEVKDALVKNIRRRMTPQPLKIRADIEMKCFQFDGVLHIKDAMRKAEAAGNDDCPVKMKLIAAPSYVLITQTLDKEQGISVLTKAIAACTEEIERHKGKLTVKEPPRAVSERDDILLAERMAKLSQANEEVEGDDDSEEEEDTGMGEIDLDKQQEI; the protein is encoded by the exons ATGGCGAATCTCGAATGCCGCATGTACGAGGCCAAATTTCCGGATGTCGATATGGCCGTCATGATTCAAGTCAAAAGCATCGGTGAGATGTGCGCTTACGTGTCACTACTCGAATACAATAACATTGAAGGTATGATTTTGCTGTCTGAGCTTTCTCGACGGCGGATTCGTAGCATCAATAGTTTGATTAAGGTAGGGAGGACGGAACCGGTGATGGTGTTGCACGTAGATGAAGAAAAAGGATATGTGAATCTGAGTAAAAGAAGGGTTTCAGAAGAGGATATACAGATTTGTGAAGATAGGTATAATAAGAGTAAACTTGTTCACTCTATTATGCGTCACGTTGCTGAAACTATGGAGCTTGATCTTGAG GATCTGTACGTTCATATTGGTTGGCCTTTGTACCGGAAGTATGGCCATGCATTTGAG GCGTTCAAGTTGATTGTGAATGATCCTGATTCCATTCTTAATACACTTACCCGTGAAGTTAAAGAAGCTGGTCCCGATGGAGTGGAG GTGACAAAAGTTGTTCCTGCTTTGACCGAGGAAGTCAAAGATGCATTGGTAAAGAACATTAGGAGAAGAATGACTCCACAACCTTTGAAGATTCGTGCAGATATTGAGATGAAATGCTTTCAATTTGATGGGGTTCTTCACATTAAG GATGCAATGCGGAAGGCTGAAGCTGCTGGGAATGATGACTGCCCTGTTAAAATGAAGTTGATTGCTGCTCCATCTTATGTTCTTATCACTCAAACACTCGACAAg GAGCAAGGGATTTCAGTTCTCACTAAAGCAATTGCTGCTTGTACCGAAGAGATAGAGCGCCACAAGGGTAAACTTACAGTGAAGGAGCCACCGAGAGCG GTGAGTGAACGGGATGACATATTACTTGCTGAACGTATGGCTAAGCTAAGTCAAGCCAATGAAGAAGTTGAAGGAGATGATGATAGTGAAGAGGAAGAAGATACTGGAATGGGAGAAATCGATTTGGACAAACAGCAGGAAATTTAG